The genomic region CCTCAGCATATTCATCCTCCTCACCACCACCGCTGCTTCTCTTCAAACCCTAAACACAAACACCTTCGTCAACCCAAAACTACCACCCATCACCTTCACAGATTCCAAGAAAAATGAAGGTTCATCTGAGCTAGTGAACCTCCGGTACCACATGGGTCCGGTTCTTTCATCTCCGATCAACATCTACATAATCTGGTACGGCAAATGGGCCCCATCTCAAAAACTAACAATCAAAGACTTCATACGATCAATCTCCACCACCAACCACCGTGCCGCCCCCCACCCCTCCGTCTCTGACTGGTGGAAAACCGTCACACTCTACACCGACCAAACCAACGCCAATATCTCCGGCAACATCCTCATTGCCGGAGAATATTCCGACCGAAAATACTCTCATGGGACCCACCTCACCCGCCTCACCGTCCAAGACGTTATTGCCACTTCCGTTAAGTCAGCTCCTTTTCCTGTTGATCATAAAAACGGCGTTTATTTAGTACTGACCTCAGGTGACGTCACGGTTCAAGATTTTTGTCGGGCTGTTTGTGGGTTCCACTATTTTACTTTCCCTTCAAAAGTTGGGTATACTTTACCCTACGCATGGGTTGGGAATTCGGGTAAACAGTGCCCCGAAGTTTGTGCTTACCCGTTTGCGGTTCCGGGTTATATGGGTAGTGGCGGCCCGGGTTCGCTTGCTCCACCCAATGGTGACGTTGGAGTCGATGGGATGATTAGCGTCATCGGTCATGAGCTCGCGGAGCTTTCGTCTAACCCGCTTGTGAACGCGTGGTATGCGGGTGAAGACCCGACCGCCCCAACGGAGATTGGGGACTTGTGTGAGGGGTTATACGGGTCGGGTGGTGGAGGCGGGTATATTGGTCAAGTGATGAAAGATGGGTCGGGTCGGACTTTTAATATGAATGGGAGACGGGGTAGGAAGTTTATGGTGCAGTGGATATGGAGCCCCGTTTTGAAAGCTTGTAGTGGGCCTAACGCTTTGGATTGATTGATTGTACATTGAGCTTTGATGATTGTTGCAATCTCAAGGGGGTATATTGGAAGTTGGAGGGCTTGTGAGGATTTCTTCTTTGttttgttttaggttttttttgatTCTTTGGTCACTTAATTTtgtaatttgtttgtttttttaataatctCCAAGTAAATAAAACAAGAAGGAAATCTTTACTTCAGCTGGGTTCACAAACAAGGTAATGATTATGGTGTTTGATATCTAGAAAAAAAATTATGAATAAAAATGAAGGTATTCGTTTAAAATGTTAATTTTTAATACAAAATATATAAACGTTTTGAGCTATAGTGCTAGTAATGGTTTTTAAATTCTTTAAACCAAAGTCAAACCTTTTCATAACTGAAACAAAACTAAGAAAATATATGAAAGTAATctacttaacaaaataccaaatTTATACAAGCAATATCCGAAACATTTTCTAACTAAAAGTGATtcccccgcgttgcggggcggTTTTTCTAACGTGATTTGAGCAAACAACACAAATCAAAAACCAAAAGCAAAATACTGGTCAAAACAAATTATATACCGAAATGTTAGAAAACTTGTGCGTTAAAGAGTTGCAAGGTATGCGAAAGAAATTATAAAATGTAAATGGTACATGGTATGAGTGGCATCAACATTGTTGTTGGTTTTTGTTTGACTGAGTCGACTCGCCTTTTGACTCAAGTTCTGCCTTGATAACCAAGTATGATCATCGCACCCAAACAGGACCTGTATCTTGCTCGCATGCGCAAATGGTCCTTTGTTGCGCACAGTTCTTTGGGCCCCCTATTGATCCTTCACCGCCATATTCTGCCATCATCAAGACCTTACTGAATCTGAGCAGTTCCAATCATGAGCGTCATCATTGAAGGTTCCTCATCCATAAACAGATTCACAATATCAATTAATGAATATTAATATATTCAATTGGTAAGTATATCATACTTGACATGAACTGTTAATCGGCACCCTCATCTAAGCCGGCAGCCACCTGTTGACCAAAGTTCTTTCTGTGACAACAATATCATATTGGTAACCGGATTCTTCACCGGAGTCAAATTAGCTCAGAATGTTTTTAAGATAGATTACCCAAATTTGGTCCACTGGACTTTACCTTCGAAAAAGTTAActttttaaatttattaaatcTGGAAAGCATATCGGTTGGCGTAGCCTTTTGCATGGATGAGCTGATGCTGTATCAATTTCTACATAATTATAATTTGCAAAGTCATTAGATTGCTCTTTTAAACTCATAAAAATTTATAACAAAGTTAAAGAATGGGTTGCAACATGTACATATAATAAACCCTACCAAAAACCcacttcacaaaaaaaaaaaaaaaaaaaaaaaaaaaaaaaaaaaaaaaacaaaaattgtgaCCAAAATTAGCAATAACAATTAAGCATCAGCAGAAATAAATCATAGTCTACATCTTAATTCCTATTTCTTGAAAGAAAGCCACTCAAAAGAATGTAAACCAAACTGGAAGCAAAAACATATACTCAAAAATGAGAAACGATTGAAAAAAACTCATACCTTGGAGAATAATATAGGACGAATGCGATTCAGCAGATGTCATGAAACAGAAACCCAATTGTATACACATTTTTCTTATCATATTCATGCCGAACTATGGCAATCTAAACCAATTCCAACAAATATATTTATAGAGGTCCGTAACCTCAAATGCATTTCTAAGTAACTATTTTATGTAACAACAAATGTATACAATTTTACATAACAATTTGATGCTACACAAATGCAGATAACAACAGGTAACAACCACAAATCTAATACAATCCTTCCTAAGAATTTCATGCTATGCAAATTGAATATACTTTAACTGAAAGCATTACTTAtatttttcttcttttgaatgtttaaaatgagtaCAGATAAGTGAAGTCATAACCTAGTTTCTCTTATGAACCTGCTCCTACAAATCTACAATAGGTGCTTGCTTACatttaacatc from Helianthus annuus cultivar XRQ/B chromosome 10, HanXRQr2.0-SUNRISE, whole genome shotgun sequence harbors:
- the LOC110885393 gene encoding protein EXORDIUM-like 5, with the translated sequence MAAVTSPFPSTLYKFPISIHYTSHPPILSHTKMSILPLSIFILLTTTAASLQTLNTNTFVNPKLPPITFTDSKKNEGSSELVNLRYHMGPVLSSPINIYIIWYGKWAPSQKLTIKDFIRSISTTNHRAAPHPSVSDWWKTVTLYTDQTNANISGNILIAGEYSDRKYSHGTHLTRLTVQDVIATSVKSAPFPVDHKNGVYLVLTSGDVTVQDFCRAVCGFHYFTFPSKVGYTLPYAWVGNSGKQCPEVCAYPFAVPGYMGSGGPGSLAPPNGDVGVDGMISVIGHELAELSSNPLVNAWYAGEDPTAPTEIGDLCEGLYGSGGGGGYIGQVMKDGSGRTFNMNGRRGRKFMVQWIWSPVLKACSGPNALD